In Thermococcus sp., one genomic interval encodes:
- a CDS encoding MinD/ParA family protein, with the protein MVSITITGRGGAGKTTMTANLGAYFARKGYRTLVIDGDLYLPKLAFHFGIYNPAYNLHTLIKSPDMRVIEAVYHDVKTGVDVLPGSSRLYDVLDLNQKRLRGIVREIQSGYQVTIIDSPVGIPFDTISTFRLAHYQLVVIEIERCPIHTVHRMIENEVMKLKSLGEAYGLKVGVVINKVRESSPNVDDIVDFLEATVDVPVIGVMPFDDKVPEATNYGRPLIDYDSRARASKAFFETGEAMNEWIFGEVRMERGNPLRRLYNALLSLLTRRRVPAGKEF; encoded by the coding sequence ATGGTATCGATAACCATAACCGGCAGGGGCGGTGCCGGGAAGACGACCATGACGGCGAACCTGGGTGCGTACTTCGCCAGGAAGGGCTACAGAACGCTGGTAATAGACGGCGATCTGTACCTTCCAAAACTGGCGTTTCACTTTGGGATATACAACCCGGCGTACAATCTCCACACCCTCATCAAGAGCCCCGATATGAGGGTGATTGAGGCCGTTTACCACGATGTTAAGACCGGTGTGGACGTGTTGCCAGGAAGTTCAAGGCTGTACGATGTCCTGGATCTCAATCAAAAACGGCTCAGGGGTATCGTGAGGGAGATTCAGAGTGGTTATCAAGTCACGATAATAGATTCGCCGGTTGGGATCCCCTTTGACACCATATCGACGTTCCGCCTCGCCCACTATCAGCTTGTAGTGATTGAGATAGAGCGTTGCCCCATACACACGGTTCACAGGATGATAGAGAACGAGGTCATGAAACTGAAGTCCCTCGGTGAGGCCTACGGCCTTAAGGTGGGGGTGGTCATCAACAAGGTCAGGGAGTCCTCGCCCAACGTGGATGACATCGTGGACTTTCTCGAAGCCACCGTCGACGTCCCCGTCATTGGGGTCATGCCCTTCGATGATAAGGTTCCGGAGGCGACCAACTACGGGAGGCCCCTCATTGACTACGACAGCCGTGCCAGGGCATCAAAGGCCTTCTTCGAGACGGGAGAGGCAATGAATGAGTGGATATTTGGTGAGGTAAGAATGGAACGGGGCAACCCATTGCGGCGTCTTTACAACGCCCTCCTGTCACTTCTTACCCGGCGGAGAGTCCCTGCGGGCAAAGAGTTCTGA
- the pyrE gene encoding orotate phosphoribosyltransferase has protein sequence MSRLKERLMEMFFEEEAILFGHFVLTSGRESDYYINVKNLVTNPNALDVIASMVEETAKGAGLEFDKVAGPELGAVPIATAVALKTGKRLLIVRKKPKGHGTGTQIEGKVKPGDRVLLVEDVTTTGGSVLKAAEVLEKASAKVVGISVVVDREEGAKGVIGGRYPFLPLVTVSELFARRDSPPGKK, from the coding sequence ATGTCCCGACTCAAAGAGAGGCTCATGGAGATGTTCTTCGAGGAGGAGGCGATCCTGTTCGGCCATTTCGTCCTTACCTCTGGCAGGGAAAGTGACTACTACATAAATGTCAAGAACCTTGTAACCAACCCAAATGCCCTAGACGTCATCGCGAGTATGGTGGAGGAAACGGCGAAAGGGGCCGGCCTTGAGTTCGATAAAGTTGCCGGTCCTGAGCTCGGCGCGGTTCCGATCGCAACGGCGGTGGCCTTGAAGACAGGAAAAAGACTGCTTATCGTCAGAAAGAAGCCCAAGGGACACGGAACGGGAACCCAGATAGAGGGGAAGGTTAAACCAGGCGATAGAGTGCTGCTGGTAGAGGACGTAACGACGACGGGGGGGAGCGTCCTCAAGGCCGCGGAGGTTCTTGAAAAGGCTAGCGCCAAGGTCGTCGGTATAAGCGTGGTCGTTGACAGAGAAGAGGGCGCTAAAGGGGTCATTGGGGGGAGATATCCTTTCCTACCCCTCGTTACAGTTTCAGAACTCTTTGCCCGCAGGGACTCTCCGCCGGGTAAGAAGTGA